In Thermococcus sp. 21S7, the following are encoded in one genomic region:
- a CDS encoding KH domain-containing protein, with the protein MKDRLEKMLNVKILEIEELEDKIVVYVPEDQVRIAVGSGGAAVKAAELVIGKKIEVKGK; encoded by the coding sequence ATGAAGGACAGACTTGAAAAGATGCTCAACGTCAAGATCCTTGAAATCGAGGAGCTTGAGGACAAGATAGTTGTTTACGTTCCGGAGGATCAGGTGAGGATAGCGGTGGGGAGCGGCGGTGCCGCCGTTAAAGCCGCCGAGCTTGTAATCGGCAAGAAGATTGAAGTAAAGGGCAAGTGA
- a CDS encoding site-2 protease family protein: protein MHYGQWKGTHRAGMGRREIKDLLISFLVLALLFSNFDPYAIPYSVIAVLTAFIFHELAHRQMARHYGYRAYYKRWDTGILLALLVGIATRLLTGTTWIFAALGAVQVYAPYAVDFREAFGKIALAGPLTNIAVGAAALVALRAVAPFTSLWWVIKMTATVNLWLAFFNLLPFPPLDGSKVVRWNAGYWAVSIGVAYLLFRLL, encoded by the coding sequence ATGCACTACGGACAGTGGAAAGGAACTCACAGGGCCGGCATGGGACGGAGGGAGATCAAGGATTTACTGATTTCTTTTCTAGTCCTTGCTCTGCTGTTTTCCAACTTTGACCCCTATGCGATTCCATATTCCGTCATCGCCGTTCTGACGGCCTTCATCTTCCACGAACTTGCCCACAGGCAGATGGCGCGGCACTACGGTTACAGGGCGTACTACAAACGCTGGGACACGGGGATACTCTTGGCGCTTCTCGTGGGCATAGCGACGCGCCTTCTCACCGGAACGACTTGGATATTCGCCGCCCTCGGTGCCGTTCAGGTCTACGCCCCCTACGCGGTGGATTTCAGAGAGGCCTTCGGAAAGATAGCCCTCGCGGGTCCGCTGACCAACATAGCCGTCGGCGCTGCCGCACTGGTAGCCCTGAGGGCAGTGGCTCCGTTCACGTCCCTCTGGTGGGTCATCAAGATGACGGCAACGGTCAACCTGTGGCTGGCGTTCTTCAACCTGCTCCCGTTCCCACCTCTGGACGGCTCCAAGGTCGTCCGCTGGAACGCCGGCTACTGGGCGGTCTCCATCGGCGTCGCCTACCTCCTCTTCAGACTGCTGTAA